One region of Demequina sp. TMPB413 genomic DNA includes:
- the pflB gene encoding formate C-acetyltransferase, with protein MTIAAKGTTHPESDAQQLDAWRSFPTGPWTDTIDVRGFIQCAYTEYTGDDTFLAGPTERTTRVWQTLLGMFPQEREKGVYDIDWKTPATITSHAPGYISEDDNLIVGLQTDAPLKRAIMPYGGWRMVVKELETYGYPVDPELETVFSTYRKTHNDGVFDAYPPNVRAARSSHIITGLPDAYGRGRIIGDYRRVALYGVDALIQAKKNDRVELDMQRSTEDIIRDREENSEQIKALNELKQMAASYGYDISKPATNAKEAVQWLYFAYLAAVKEQNGAAMSLGRTSTFLDCYIERDLQEGTLTEVEAQELIDDFVIKLRIVRFLRTPEYDALFSGDPLWVTESLAGLGEDGRSLVSKTTFRYLHTLYNLGPAPEPNMTVLWSDRLPLGFKEFCAKVSIDTSAVQYESDELLRSQCGDDAAIACCVSGMEVGKQMQFFGARVNLAKGLLYAINGGRDEVSGKQVSPTLAPVAGDVLDFDDVMGKFDTFLDWLAETYVDALNVIHYMHDKYAYERIEMALHDKDVLRTMACGIAGLSVATDSLSAIKYAKVKPVRDETGLITDYEVEGEYPTYGNDDDRADDIAVDLVRRFMNKIRKQKTYRGAKHTQSVLTITSNVVYGKATGNTPDGRRLGEPFAPGANPMNGRDVHGIMASALSVAKLPYEDAEDGISLTTSIVPSALGRDRDEQVTNMVGILDAYTVSQGFHMNVNVLNRETLEDAMEHPENYPQLTIRVSGYAVNFVRLTREQQLDVLSRTFHAGL; from the coding sequence ATGACAATCGCGGCCAAAGGAACCACCCACCCCGAGTCTGACGCCCAGCAGCTTGACGCCTGGCGTTCGTTCCCCACCGGGCCCTGGACAGACACCATCGACGTGCGCGGATTCATTCAGTGCGCGTACACCGAGTACACCGGGGATGACACCTTCCTCGCGGGGCCAACAGAGCGCACCACGCGCGTGTGGCAGACGCTGCTGGGCATGTTCCCCCAGGAGCGCGAAAAGGGTGTCTACGACATCGACTGGAAGACGCCGGCGACCATCACGTCGCACGCGCCCGGTTACATCAGTGAGGACGACAACCTGATTGTCGGCCTGCAGACAGACGCACCACTCAAGCGCGCGATCATGCCGTACGGCGGCTGGCGCATGGTGGTCAAGGAGCTCGAGACCTACGGCTACCCGGTTGACCCGGAGTTGGAGACCGTCTTCTCGACCTACCGCAAGACCCACAACGACGGCGTGTTTGACGCCTACCCCCCGAACGTGCGCGCCGCCCGCTCGAGTCACATCATCACAGGCCTTCCCGACGCCTATGGTCGCGGTCGCATCATCGGCGACTACCGTCGCGTCGCCCTGTACGGCGTTGACGCGCTGATCCAGGCCAAGAAGAACGACCGTGTCGAGCTCGACATGCAGCGCTCCACCGAAGACATCATTCGCGACCGCGAAGAGAACTCGGAGCAGATCAAGGCGCTGAACGAGCTCAAGCAGATGGCCGCTTCGTACGGCTACGACATCTCGAAGCCTGCGACCAACGCGAAGGAAGCCGTTCAGTGGCTGTACTTCGCCTACCTCGCGGCGGTCAAGGAGCAGAACGGTGCGGCCATGTCGCTCGGGCGCACCTCGACGTTCCTGGACTGCTACATCGAGCGCGACCTCCAAGAGGGCACGCTGACCGAGGTCGAGGCTCAAGAGCTGATCGACGACTTCGTCATCAAGCTGCGCATCGTCCGCTTCCTGCGCACGCCCGAGTACGACGCGCTGTTCTCCGGCGACCCGCTGTGGGTGACCGAGTCCCTCGCAGGGCTTGGTGAGGACGGCCGCTCGCTCGTCTCCAAGACCACGTTCCGCTACCTGCACACGCTGTACAACCTCGGCCCCGCACCTGAGCCGAACATGACGGTGCTGTGGAGCGACCGCTTGCCGCTCGGCTTCAAGGAGTTCTGCGCCAAGGTGTCGATCGACACCTCCGCAGTCCAGTACGAGTCGGACGAGCTGCTGCGCTCACAGTGCGGTGACGACGCGGCGATCGCTTGCTGCGTCTCCGGCATGGAGGTCGGCAAGCAGATGCAGTTCTTCGGAGCTCGCGTCAACCTTGCCAAGGGCCTCCTGTACGCCATCAACGGCGGTCGCGACGAGGTGAGCGGCAAGCAGGTATCGCCGACGCTGGCACCCGTCGCGGGTGACGTGCTCGACTTCGACGACGTCATGGGCAAGTTCGACACCTTCCTTGACTGGTTGGCAGAGACGTACGTCGACGCCCTCAACGTCATCCACTACATGCACGACAAGTACGCCTACGAGCGCATCGAGATGGCGCTTCACGACAAGGACGTCCTGCGCACCATGGCTTGCGGTATCGCTGGCCTGTCGGTCGCCACGGACTCGCTGTCGGCCATCAAGTACGCGAAGGTCAAGCCTGTGCGCGACGAGACCGGCTTGATCACCGACTACGAGGTCGAGGGCGAATACCCCACCTACGGCAATGATGACGACCGCGCGGACGACATTGCGGTGGACCTGGTCCGCCGCTTCATGAACAAGATCCGCAAGCAGAAGACCTACCGCGGCGCGAAGCACACCCAGTCGGTGCTGACCATCACGTCCAACGTGGTCTACGGCAAGGCCACCGGCAACACGCCAGATGGTCGTCGTCTCGGCGAGCCTTTTGCCCCTGGCGCCAACCCCATGAACGGGCGCGACGTGCACGGCATCATGGCGTCGGCGTTGTCCGTCGCAAAGCTTCCTTACGAGGACGCTGAAGACGGCATCTCGCTCACCACCTCGATCGTGCCCTCGGCCCTTGGTCGCGACCGCGACGAGCAGGTCACCAACATGGTCGGCATCCTTGACGCTTACACGGTGAGCCAGGGCTTCCACATGAACGTCAACGTGCTCAACCGCGAGACGCTCGAAGACGCCATGGAGCACCCGGAGAACTACCCGCAGCTCACCATCCGGGTCTCGGGCTACGCCGTCAACTTTGTGCGGCTCACGCGCGAGCAGCAGCTCGACGTCCTGTCGCGCACGTTCCACGCGGGCCTGTAA
- a CDS encoding ABC transporter substrate-binding protein: protein MARTRGVTMTLTYRTAGRTLAAVACSSLILGACGLLGDDASPSPSATVPAGDVVTVSVAYWGDFGLEALAVEYEELRPEVNIELISGNYNELHDELQRQIVAEAGAPSIVAIGEDYIGKFAAQPDAFADLLTFNAGDYQERYLEWKWAQGSTPDGSQLVGIGADVSGLALCYRRDLFENAGLPVEREAVERAMADSWEGFLELGKQYEAAGGAGAFLDDAGTLLKPVRAQTGASYFAAEGTLALEPVKPAFDVALSAIDSGLSAGVIPFTDQWDTGLDSGTFAATLCPVWGMGYIQSVLETNGGSAKWDIADIPGPGGSWGGSFYAIPSQGTPSEQESAWEFLSWLIQPEQQLRVFQATGSLPSQPDLYEDDSVESYKLPFFNDAPVGPILARAVTELPTQSLYSPNNGVIEVTLQDVLSEVQSGNVGSADAWAVATEAATLAVGTTE from the coding sequence GTGGCACGCACCAGGGGAGTGACAATGACGTTGACGTACAGGACGGCTGGGCGCACGCTCGCGGCAGTCGCGTGCTCGAGCCTGATTCTAGGCGCGTGCGGATTGCTGGGCGACGACGCTTCCCCCTCCCCCAGCGCCACGGTTCCCGCTGGCGATGTCGTCACGGTGTCGGTCGCCTATTGGGGCGACTTCGGGCTCGAGGCTCTCGCCGTCGAATATGAGGAGTTGCGCCCCGAGGTCAACATCGAACTGATCTCCGGCAACTACAACGAACTCCACGACGAGCTCCAGCGCCAGATTGTGGCGGAAGCTGGCGCGCCGAGCATCGTCGCCATTGGCGAGGACTACATCGGCAAGTTTGCCGCCCAGCCCGACGCCTTCGCCGACCTCCTGACCTTCAATGCTGGCGATTACCAGGAACGTTATCTCGAATGGAAGTGGGCTCAGGGTTCCACTCCTGACGGCTCGCAATTGGTGGGCATCGGCGCCGACGTCTCGGGCTTGGCCCTCTGTTATCGGCGCGACTTGTTCGAGAACGCCGGGCTTCCGGTCGAGAGAGAGGCCGTTGAGCGGGCCATGGCCGACTCATGGGAAGGCTTCCTTGAGCTGGGCAAGCAGTATGAAGCTGCGGGCGGCGCGGGGGCCTTCCTTGACGACGCTGGCACGCTGCTCAAGCCCGTGCGCGCGCAGACGGGCGCGAGCTATTTCGCCGCCGAGGGCACGTTGGCGCTCGAGCCAGTCAAGCCCGCTTTTGACGTGGCGCTTAGCGCGATCGACTCCGGTTTGTCGGCAGGGGTGATCCCCTTTACCGACCAGTGGGACACGGGTCTCGACAGCGGCACGTTCGCGGCGACCCTATGTCCCGTGTGGGGAATGGGATACATCCAGAGCGTCCTGGAGACCAATGGCGGCAGCGCCAAGTGGGATATCGCCGACATCCCTGGTCCCGGGGGGTCCTGGGGCGGCTCCTTCTACGCGATCCCCTCTCAAGGCACGCCGTCCGAGCAGGAATCCGCGTGGGAGTTCCTGAGCTGGTTGATCCAACCAGAACAGCAACTGCGTGTCTTCCAAGCGACGGGTTCTCTGCCCTCGCAGCCTGACCTGTATGAGGACGACTCCGTTGAGTCCTACAAGCTTCCCTTCTTCAACGACGCCCCGGTGGGGCCGATCCTGGCCAGGGCCGTGACCGAGTTGCCCACGCAAAGCCTCTACTCCCCCAACAACGGGGTGATTGAGGTGACCTTGCAGGACGTGTTGAGCGAGGTGCAGTCAGGCAACGTGGGCAGCGCCGACGCTTGGGCGGTGGCGACAGAGGCTGCCACCTTGGCGGTGGGCACGACCGAGTAG